A genomic window from Odocoileus virginianus isolate 20LAN1187 ecotype Illinois unplaced genomic scaffold, Ovbor_1.2 Unplaced_Scaffold_28, whole genome shotgun sequence includes:
- the LOC110147340 gene encoding olfactory receptor 52A1-like: MSIVNDTVFMPSVLTFIGIPGLETVQCWIGIPFCAMYIIALMGNSLLLIIIKSEPSLHEPMYIFLAMLGATDIALSTSIVPKMLGIFWFHLSEIYFDACLFQMWLIHTFQGIESGVLLAMALDRYVAICYPLRHATIFTQQLVTNIGVGVTLRPAILVIPCLLLIKCRLKLYRTKLISHTYCEHMALVKLATEDVYINKFYGLLGAFIVGGLDFILITLSYTQIFITVFHLPQKEARLKAFNTCIPHICVFFQFYLLAFFSFFTHRSGSYIPSYIHITLSNLYLLVPPFLNPFVYGVKTKHIRDKVAKMFCSKDQA, translated from the coding sequence ATGTCTATTGTGAATGACACTGTGTTTATGCCCTCTGTGCTGACCTTTATTGGGATCCCTGGCCTAGAAACTGTACAGTGTTGGATTGGGATTCCATTCTGTGCAATGTACATCATTGCTTTGATGGGAAATTCTCTACTTTTGATCATCATCAAATCTGAACCCAGTCTCCATGAGCCTATGTATATCTTCCTGGCCATGTTGGGAGCCACGGACATTGCACTTAGCACCAGCATTGTCCCCAAGATGCTTGGAATTTTTTGGTTTCACTTGTCAGAGATCTATTTTGATGCTTGCCTCTTTCAGATGTGGCTCATCCACACATTTCAGGGTATTGAATCGGGAGTCCTGCTGGCCATGGCTCTGGACCGCTATGTAGCAATCTGTTATCCTTTGAGGCATGCTACCATATTCACTCAACAACTAGTCACTAACATTGGAGTTGGAGTGACATTGCGGCCAGCCATTCTTGTTATCCCATGCCTACTGCTCATAAAGTGTCGTTTGAAACTTTACAGAACCAAGTTAATATCCCACACTTACTGTGAACATATGGCCCTGGTGAAGCTTGCCACTGAAGATGTTTACATCAATAAATTCTATGGTCTCCTTGGGGCTTTTATTGTCGGTGGCCTTGACTTCATTTTGATCACCCTCTCTTATACACAGATATTTATCACTGTCTTCCATCTTCCCCAGAAAGAGGCACGGCTTAAGGCATTcaatacatgtattccccacatATGTGTCTTCTTCCAGTTCTATCTCcttgctttcttctcctttttcactcACAGGTCTGGATCTTATATCCcatcatatatacatatcacaTTGTCCAACCTTTACCTATTGGTACCACCTTTCCTCAATCCATTTGTCTATGGGGTAAAGACCAAGCACATACGAGATAAGGTAGCAAAAATGTTCTGTTCCAAAGATCAGGCTTGA